In Desulfonatronospira thiodismutans ASO3-1, the sequence ACCCCTATAACCAAGTGCAATCTCTGCCTGGACCGCGGAGGTCTGGGACCGGCCTGCGCTCCCATGTGCCCCTGTGATGCTTTGATGCTGGTTGATCATAAGGACCTGGACAAGGTTAAGACCCCGGAAGCGCAGAAAGCCTACGAACTTGTGCGCCAGCATATAATATGCCCGGAATGCCCCACCACTTGATTAAGATGCCGGCATATCGTTGCATCATCCAGCCATAGGCCAGGGGACTCTCCCCCTGGCCGGTACTTGACCTCGCCTTTGATTTCGCTTCCGATCCCGATACCTATTCCGACCTCGATTAAAAAAGACAATGCCCCCGTACAACCATCCCTGGGTAACCATTCAGGGGCATCAACGGTGGTAGCTACTGGCACCAGGCCTTGGGGACTGTCCACGCTAAGTAATATATGTGCAGGTTCACAAAAATTAGCGTTTGTAATTTTTTAATTTTGTAGGAAAAGGTGTCGCGGGGACTGTCCCCAGGACGATTGCGGCATCCCCTGAATGGTTACATCCCTGGTCCGCATTTTGCTTGTTAATGACTGCCCGGCAAAAATTTGCCGCCCGGATCCGGCACGGCCAGGATATATCATACAGATACAGGTAGTTATGCAAAATACGGGGAAAATTCATGCATCAAAATAATGACGCCCATATCTCTCTTTTCAGCCTGCCCGGTGCAGAGGAAAACCAGGCCGGCAAAAGTTCCTGGGCTGTGCCCTGGTCGGATCTTATGCTGGTCATGTTCATACTCTTCCTGGTTCTTTTTGTCTTTCATACCCGGGAGACACTGGTCCGGGTGCCGGTAAACCAGGACGGTCACTGGAACCAGGCAGTGCAGAATCAAAGCAGCAGCCTGCAGCTGCAGGGCCTTTACACCCAGGCCAGGGAAAAGCTGAGTACGCCCGGAGCTCCGGTAAGCGTCAAAATGACCGAGCAGGGCAGCGTACTCATTTCCCTGTTCGGGGAGGTTTTTTTCAGCCCCGGCAGTGCAGACCTGAACCCTGAGTCTAATAAATATCTGCAGCAGATCGCCGAGATTGTTTCCCTGGCCCAGGGACAGGTCAAGGTGGCGGGTTTTACCGACAGCAGGGAAAACAGTGTACAGGGGGACCGCAGTATCTTTGAAATCTCGGCCATGCGCGCTGCTCGTATCGGGGAAGAACTTACCCGGTCCAGGGGACTCAGGCAGGAAAACCTGGTCATCCAGGGACACGGCACTCCGCGTCCCCAGGTACCTGAAAACTCACCCGTGGGCAGCGAAATGAACCGGCGGGTGGAAATAAGAATCGTGGACTCGTAAGAAGTCAGAGGTCAGAAGTCAGATGCCACAGAGGCATCTCGTAAACAAGCATATATTTTTTCGACCCGGGAGTATGTCATGATAAACAAAACCATAACCGCAGGCCTGATTTGCTTTACGCTCTTTGTGTCAGCCTTTTTCCTGGCCGGAGAGGCCTCAATATATTTCAACGCCACTGCCTTTCTGGTGGTCACTTCCGGCACCCTGGGCGCTGGACTTTTAAGCTCCGGACCAGGAAGGGTGAAAAAGGCCCTGGGATTCGCATCCAGGGCTTACACCGAAGAACAGGGGCGGGAAAAAAGACTCCTGGACGCCCTTATGAGCCTGGGGCATCTGCACCGCAGGCACGGTATCATCAGCCCGGAAAGCATCAGGGAGATAAACCCTGTAGCTGCCCACGGGCTGGAGCTTATAAAGGACGGCTACAGCGAGACCGAGATCCGGGAGATCATGGGATCTGATGCCCAGGCCCACTGCCGTTTCCGGCAGGAACTGGAAAAGGTATTTCGCAACATGGCGGCCTACGCCCCCTCATTCGGGGTGGCCGGCAGTGTAATCGGGCTGGTGGGACTGCTCATGGGTATAGAGGAAACAAGCCTTATCCTGAAAAATGTGCCGGTCACCCTGGTCTCCACCCTTTATGGCATAGTTCTGGCCAATTTTCTGCTGCTGCCCGTAGCTGAAAAAATGCGCCAGGAAAAGGAAAAGGAAATCAGGGAACGGGAAATGGTTTTATGCGCTATGATCAACATGAGCAGGGGCGCTGACTTTTTGAAGATGCAGCGCATGCTCAACGCCATGGCCTCGGAACCGGAACTGCGGGTGGAGGACAGCGGTGCCTTCAGGCGCATCAATGCCGCCATAAAAAATCAGGGCGTCAAGGCCCGGGCGGAGGGTCAGTAACCCGGCTGTGAAGTAAAGACCCTGAAATTCATCTCTTTACTTTTGGCGTCCTGCTGATTAATATGCACTTTGTGCGCCTGTAGCTCAGTAGGATAGAGCAGGAGCCTTCTAAGCTCTTGGCCGGGGGTTCGAATCCTCCCAGGCGCGCCACTTACCCCTTCCCCCCTTCTTCAGGTCTATCAATACGGTATCGGCAGAGTCACAAAGAGGTGGGTGCCTTCTTCTTCCGAGGTGGTGAAGGTAATATCTCCGCCGTGCGCCCTGGCGATGAGCAGGGCACTGTAGGTGCCAAGGCCCGTGCCGTACTGCTTGCCATGGGTGACGTAGCGGTCAAAGAACCTGTCCCTGATGTTTGCGGGAACAGCCCCCTGGTTGTGGATATCCACCAGGCATGAATCCTTGCTGCGTTTAATGACAACCTGCACGCTTTCTCCAGTGGGAGAGGCCTCCAGGGCATTGTGCAGGAGATTGGCGAACAGGGATTCCAGAAGAATCCTCTCCCCTTTTGTCTCCACGCTGTCACTTCTGGTCATGGCCGCTCCGTTGAGATAGTATTCCAGCTTTACGCCCTTGTTTTCCGCCGAGGGCAAGAGCTCTTCATGCAGTGAACAGAAAACTTCAGCCAGGTTGACCCGTTCCTCCTTGAGGGTATAAGTGCCCTGTTCTATCCTGAGCAGGGACATGGTGTTGTTGAGCATGCGCAGGAGTTTTATCCCGCTCTGGTAGATGGTGACCACGAAATTGCGCTGCTTTTCGCTCAGGTCCTCTTTGAGCAGGTGCCGGCCCAGGCCGGCGATGCCAATGAGGGGAGACTTCATATCATGGCGCACTATGCGCTCCACTTCACTGCGCATTATTTCCAGCCTCTTTTCCTGGGTGATGTCTGTCAACACCCCGTTCCAGACAACGGCTCCGTCTTCCTCCCGCACCCTGCACAGGGCCCTGTTCTTGATCCAGACCTTTTCCCCGTCAGGTCCTCCGGGCATGGAAAATATGAATTCCTGGAGTTCATCCGATTCTCCCCCCGACTCCAGGGCCTGCAGAAAAGTGGCCCGGATGTCCTCGTCCATACTCTGGAAAAAAAGCTCCTGATCCTCCAGCACCTTGTATGGGTCCAGGCCGAACATCCAGCGCACACCGTCGCTGATAAAGGTAAACATCTTCGTGTCCCGGTCCTGGACATAATACTGATATACAACACCCGGTATGTTGGAGGTTATTTCCCGCAGGCGTCTTTCGCTGGATTTCAGGGCCCGCTCCACCCTGGTCCGGTCGCTTACGTCCTGAATGGTCTCAATGGCTCCAAGCACCCTGCCCTGCACGTCCTGGTAAGGAGCAGCCAGAAAATATATATCCCTGGCCTCGCCCTGAATGTTCAAGGTATCCCTGGCCTCGTAGGCATCAGGGATATAAAGGCAGGAGGCAAGGTTTTTATCTCCGTAAAGGGTGCACATCTTTTCCACGTTGCCTTCCAGTACCAGGTCAGCCAGTACCTGCCTGCCCGGACCGGGGTAGAAGATCCTGGAGTCCACGGCCCGGCCCAGGGTCTTATCCCTTAAGACCCCGGTAAAAGCTTCACAGGCCTTGTTCCAGATAACCACCTTGTGCTCATGGTCGATTACAAAGGTGGCGATGGGCACAGCGTCCAGGATGGCCTCAAGCTGCTTTCTCCTGATCCTGAGCCTGGATTCGTACTCCTTGTGTCTGGTGATGTCCCTGAGGGTGGTCAGGACGGCTTCCCTGCCCCTCCAGGCGATCTTCTTCATGTACACTTCCACGGAAAACTGCCTGCCCTCGCCTGGAATCCTGGCAGTAGAGGAAAAAAGAAGATTCCCTCCGGCATCTATCCTGGAGCAGAGCCTTGAGAGCTTGCGCATGGGGGCATGCGGCGCAAAAAAATCCCTGCCGAAATCAAGGTCAAGAGCCCTGTTTCTATCCACGCCGAACATCCGCATGGCTCTTTCATTAAGCTCCAGGATACCGCCTTTCGAGTCATGCACAAACAGGGCCTCGTTTACTCCGTGAAATACCTGGAGCAGGTCCTGTAGGCCGGCCCGGCCTGCATCATGGCCTGAAGGATTATTATCGTCCTTTGTTGTCATAGGCCCTAATTTTCGAAATCCTTTTTACGCACCCAGTTGCGGTTCTGGTCCTGGACATAATGGTTGTCATCAGCCAGGCGATACATGCGGATGCGGTTCTGCAGGGCCACTTCCTGCACTGATGTATCCGTATCCGCGGCGATTATCTGGTAAAGCTCTCTGCGGTCGTAATTTTCCGAGTCCACCAGGTCCTGCACCCGGGATGGAGCGCCCTGATCGACTAAAGCAACCATGCCGTTCCAGGCCTCGCCCACCAGGCCCTGGTCCTTGGCCTGTACCAGGCTGGAATGGCGGTCCTTCATGCTCTGCACCACTTCATCCTTGCTCCTGTTCTGGGCCCAGGCAGCAGAACTTCCCAGCATAAAAGACAGCAGACATATCAAAAGCACCGTCCAGATTTTATTTTGCATGATCTTAACCTCGTGGTTCATGTTTTGAAACTATTGCAACTGCTTCAGCTCTTCTTCGGAAAAAATATCCTCCATACCGCCCTGAAAAGCTAAGGCGTCATCCAGGGCCTTCTGCACCTTGAGGTTGATGTCCACTGTGACATGAATGGGGGCTATTTCTACCTTGTGGGTAGTGTCGGCGGTCACATGGTGCCTTGTGCACGATGCCAGCAAAAAAATAAGCACTGCCAGTAAACACAGAATCTTCTTGTCCATGATTCTCTCCGCTTCTTTGGTAACAGTTCAATGTACTGATAAACGGGTCAAAGGTCGGGGTCAAAAATCCAGCCAGTCGTCCAGCGCCCTCCTGGCGGCGTCTTCTCCGGTGATTCCCAGATCCAGGGCATGGTTCAAAGTGTCTTCCAGGCCACTGACATTGAGCACCAAGCTGCCCACGCGCTGGGGAGGATCGCCGTGCACTCCCTCTCCGCGGATCTCTATGCGCGCCCGGACATCATCGGCCATGGGAATGATATTCAGAGTAAAATAATCATACTCGAAATCCCTGAGGGCCTCTTCCAGCCTTTCGCTCAGGATTGAGAGGTACTCCTGCCCGGCCAGGCTCTGGCGCACATACATAAGCAGGGTATCCATGAGCTCTTCATCTTTTATGCCCAGCCTGCCGGTTCCAGGAAGGGAATATATGTATCCGTCCCCAAGACTTATCCTATCAGAATCCAGGCCCAGGTGCACGTGCCCGTAAAAGAGGCCGCTGCCCTCTATCTTGTCCTGGAAGGCCCGTCCGGCATACTCAAGGAGATCCACGTCCTCAAAATACATATCCAGCCGGCCTTCCCCTGCTTCCAGGTCCCACCTGGAAGAATGTACTGCAATCCTGCCCTGTGGCACCAGCAGCCAGGAGCTTTTGTCCAGATGCAGTGTATCCCCCCGGACCCTGAAACTGGTCAGACCGTCCCGGGCGGAAAATATATCCGTGTCAAGCTCCTGGACATGCAGATAGCTGTCCCGGTCCCGGGCGGTGTACAAGGGATCGATGCTGTCCAGGGCCACAAGACCTGATATGCCTCTGGCTGCAATCCCTGCTTCCCGGCCCTGCACATCCAGGTCCTCCAGCTCCAGCTGAAGGTACGGCTCCATGCCCCCTGCATCCAGGTCCGCCTGTATATCCAGCCTGGCCCGGCCCTGAATATCAAAATCCCTGATCCGGGGAAAAAAGTCCTGGAGCTGCTCCCGGGACGGTACATCAAACCAGTCAGTGCCGGCTGTTGCCCTGCCTTTCAGACCCTGGTCCCCGAAAAAAAGATCCAGTCCCAGATCAGCCTTGATTCCCGGGAAAGCCTCCCAGGCCCCGTAAGCTTGGAACCGGTAATCACTGACAGCAACGCCGCCTTCAGGCCCGGGGAACTTCTCGCCGTTATAATAAATATGTTCTATATTCCACCTGCCCCGGTCCTGTGCCTGGCTGTCCCAGCTCACGGGCAGGCCAAAGCTTATTCCTGCAAGTTCAAGGCCCATATCCTGAAGTTCTACCCCGCCCCCGGAAAGACTAACTGTAAGCCCGCCCCGGGGCAGGCCGTCCATGAACTCCAGGTCAGCCTGCAACCCCCCTGCGGCGAATGAGGCCCGTGCGTCACGGGATTTTACAACCAGCCCGCCCGGCAAGGAAGCATCCAGCATTATCCGGGGTGCTTCTCCCGCAGCCAGATCCAGCCCGGCCCAGTCGTCTCTGCCGGACAGGGTAATCCCCGGTATTTCCAGGTGCTCATCCTCCAGGTCCATGGACATGGAATCAAAACCAAGCCTGCTCTCCCGGCCCAGGCGCACAGTGGTCAAATCCGGCCCGGCAGAAATCCCGGGAAACAGTTCCAGAAAAATGCCCCTGACCTGCGCCTTCTGCTGCGGCAAATGCAGGTCCAGCGGTCCTGCTTCAGCACTGGCAGAATCTAAGGACACCCGCCAGTCCAGCCCGCCTTCATCACGGATGGCCCAGGCCTTGAGTCTACCTGCAGCCTGCAGGGGAAAGTCCCTCTGGACCAGGGCGTCTTTCGGCAGAAAAACCCCGGCCAGCTCAGGGGATACAGATCCCGCCAGGTCCAGGTCCCACTCTCCGGACCAGGGCTCATCCCCGGACCACAGGGCAAATATGTCTTCATGTGTGCCCGTCAGGTCCAGATCCAGCCTGTCCGGCTTTTCCAGACGGGCCTGCATAGACGATACTCCCCTGTCCTTAAGCAGCATATCAATACCGGCAAACTGAAAATCACCCAGTTTAAGGCCTTCCAGCTGAACACCTGCCTGCAGACTGTCACGGGAAAAACCGTCAAAAGTACCCTGCAGGTTCAGCGCCGCCCTGTCCAGGCCGAACTTCGTACCAGCCAGTGTCAGGTGCTGTCGCCCAAGCTCTGCATAAAAATCAATACAGCCGTCTCCTGGATCATCCAGGCCGCCGGCCCAGGTTAGCGAAAGTTCCGCCTGCAGGGGCAGCCCCTGCCGGGGCAAGGACTCAAACCTCTCATCTTCCGGCCAGGAACTCTGGATCGAAACATCCGCCCTGCCTGATTCCAGGTCAGCCAAACCCTTTATCTGCAGAGCTGAACCAAGGAGCCTGGTTTCAAATTCGGCCCTGATGTTTTTAACATCCCCGGCCTGGACAACACCGCTAAGGGGCACCCGCCAGCCGAGGCCTGCGTATTCCATAAGAAATGAAGACGACTGCAGCTCAAGCACATCAAAGGGAAGAGCAGGGACGGCCAACTCTCTTTCCCGGTCGTCCCCTTTAAAGGGCAATCCCAGGTCCAGTCCTTCCGGAGTGTATCCGGCCCGCCAGTTCAGGCCTGTGACCACAATTCTATCGGCCCTGCCCTGCATAAGGCTTGACCACCCAAGGCGCACAGCCACCCGGTCAACTTCCAGCCCCAGGTTTTCCCCCCGGATGTCACTCAGGTGAATCCCCCTGGGACCCACGGAGTCCACCCGGATTTGAGCTTCTTGAATGCCCTGGTCTTGCATGTAGCTTACAAGAAACCTTTCCAGGATGAAGGGCAGGGATATATACAGCCCCAGGACCAGGACCGGCAGAAGCGCCAGCATTAACAGCAGTACTGAAACCACCTTGCCGTGCATGGACCGGGGCCGGTTCTTCCTGCTCCCGGCAGGACTGTTACGGCTCATATTTCCCGCAATTATGTTTTGATGAAGGACAGTTACTGGGCAGGGCAGTTGAGTCCCAGCTTCAAAGTAAAGTAAAAAGTGCTGCCCCGGCCTTCTTCAGTATCCAGGGCGATAGTGCCCCCCATGAGCTTGACCAGGTTCCGGGCTATGCTCAGCCCCAGGCCCAGGCCGCCGTGCCTGCGGGTAAAGCTGTTGTCCGCCTGGGAAAAAGGCTGAAAGACCTGGAATATGAGATCATCGGATATCCCGGGACCGGAGTCGCTCAACGCAAAGCCCGCAAGGATACTGTCCTCATAACTGCGCAGAAGGCTTACATCCAGATGAATCTCGCCATCCTGGGTAAACTTTACGGCATTGCTGAGCATATTGAAAAGGATCTGCCTGACTCTGGCCTGATCCCCGCAGACCTCTCCCGGCAGGTCCGCTGCAATGCTGAGCTTAATGCCGAGACCCTTTTGTCTCGCTGAAGCCTCCAGGCTTTGTATTGTCTGTTGCACAACGCTGCGCAGATCAAAAGGCCTGTTTTCCAGCCGGGGTTCTACCTGGTCAAGGCCGGCAAACTCCAGGATATCTGAGAGTATGGTCAAGATTCCCCGGCCGGAAGCCTTGGCTGTCTGCAAAAGCTCCTGCTGCTCCTCATCCAGGGAGGTATCTTCCATAAGCTGCAGCATGCCGAAGATACCGTTTAACGGGGTGCGGATCTCATGACTCATGTTGGCCAGGAATCCACTCTTGGCCTTTGTGGCCGCCTCAGCTGCATCCCTGCTCTCAATCAGCTCCTGCTCCACCTTTTTTCTGGCCTCTATCTCCTGGCGCAGCATGTTGTTGGTGCCCTCCAGGGTCCTGTTCATCTCCAGGAGCTTTTCAGAATATTCCACCTGCCGGGTAATATCCTGCATGGCTGTAAAGCAGCGCAGGGCCTTTTGATCGCCGTGCTCAACGGCTATGCTTTTGATGCGCGCCCAGATCCCCCTG encodes:
- a CDS encoding OmpA/MotB family protein, with product MHQNNDAHISLFSLPGAEENQAGKSSWAVPWSDLMLVMFILFLVLFVFHTRETLVRVPVNQDGHWNQAVQNQSSSLQLQGLYTQAREKLSTPGAPVSVKMTEQGSVLISLFGEVFFSPGSADLNPESNKYLQQIAEIVSLAQGQVKVAGFTDSRENSVQGDRSIFEISAMRAARIGEELTRSRGLRQENLVIQGHGTPRPQVPENSPVGSEMNRRVEIRIVDS
- a CDS encoding YdbL family protein, with the translated sequence MQNKIWTVLLICLLSFMLGSSAAWAQNRSKDEVVQSMKDRHSSLVQAKDQGLVGEAWNGMVALVDQGAPSRVQDLVDSENYDRRELYQIIAADTDTSVQEVALQNRIRMYRLADDNHYVQDQNRNWVRKKDFEN
- a CDS encoding intermembrane phospholipid transport protein YdbH family protein is translated as MSRNSPAGSRKNRPRSMHGKVVSVLLLMLALLPVLVLGLYISLPFILERFLVSYMQDQGIQEAQIRVDSVGPRGIHLSDIRGENLGLEVDRVAVRLGWSSLMQGRADRIVVTGLNWRAGYTPEGLDLGLPFKGDDRERELAVPALPFDVLELQSSSFLMEYAGLGWRVPLSGVVQAGDVKNIRAEFETRLLGSALQIKGLADLESGRADVSIQSSWPEDERFESLPRQGLPLQAELSLTWAGGLDDPGDGCIDFYAELGRQHLTLAGTKFGLDRAALNLQGTFDGFSRDSLQAGVQLEGLKLGDFQFAGIDMLLKDRGVSSMQARLEKPDRLDLDLTGTHEDIFALWSGDEPWSGEWDLDLAGSVSPELAGVFLPKDALVQRDFPLQAAGRLKAWAIRDEGGLDWRVSLDSASAEAGPLDLHLPQQKAQVRGIFLELFPGISAGPDLTTVRLGRESRLGFDSMSMDLEDEHLEIPGITLSGRDDWAGLDLAAGEAPRIMLDASLPGGLVVKSRDARASFAAGGLQADLEFMDGLPRGGLTVSLSGGGVELQDMGLELAGISFGLPVSWDSQAQDRGRWNIEHIYYNGEKFPGPEGGVAVSDYRFQAYGAWEAFPGIKADLGLDLFFGDQGLKGRATAGTDWFDVPSREQLQDFFPRIRDFDIQGRARLDIQADLDAGGMEPYLQLELEDLDVQGREAGIAARGISGLVALDSIDPLYTARDRDSYLHVQELDTDIFSARDGLTSFRVRGDTLHLDKSSWLLVPQGRIAVHSSRWDLEAGEGRLDMYFEDVDLLEYAGRAFQDKIEGSGLFYGHVHLGLDSDRISLGDGYIYSLPGTGRLGIKDEELMDTLLMYVRQSLAGQEYLSILSERLEEALRDFEYDYFTLNIIPMADDVRARIEIRGEGVHGDPPQRVGSLVLNVSGLEDTLNHALDLGITGEDAARRALDDWLDF
- a CDS encoding PAS domain-containing sensor histidine kinase; amino-acid sequence: MPDNEKSTRDRLQELREKAEKSLKEYDDLSGPASEFEDVQEVLQELSVYQVELSIQNEELQAKQEQLERTSNEYRRLFDFAPVGFFVFDENGIIEDVNRYGAEMLGMDQRTLHGKPFMLYLDTTYQRAFSDHRRRVFSKKPVAEDVSLKLKVQNSRGIWARIKSIAVEHGDQKALRCFTAMQDITRQVEYSEKLLEMNRTLEGTNNMLRQEIEARKKVEQELIESRDAAEAATKAKSGFLANMSHEIRTPLNGIFGMLQLMEDTSLDEEQQELLQTAKASGRGILTILSDILEFAGLDQVEPRLENRPFDLRSVVQQTIQSLEASARQKGLGIKLSIAADLPGEVCGDQARVRQILFNMLSNAVKFTQDGEIHLDVSLLRSYEDSILAGFALSDSGPGISDDLIFQVFQPFSQADNSFTRRHGGLGLGLSIARNLVKLMGGTIALDTEEGRGSTFYFTLKLGLNCPAQ
- a CDS encoding motility protein A, which translates into the protein MINKTITAGLICFTLFVSAFFLAGEASIYFNATAFLVVTSGTLGAGLLSSGPGRVKKALGFASRAYTEEQGREKRLLDALMSLGHLHRRHGIISPESIREINPVAAHGLELIKDGYSETEIREIMGSDAQAHCRFRQELEKVFRNMAAYAPSFGVAGSVIGLVGLLMGIEETSLILKNVPVTLVSTLYGIVLANFLLLPVAEKMRQEKEKEIREREMVLCAMINMSRGADFLKMQRMLNAMASEPELRVEDSGAFRRINAAIKNQGVKARAEGQ
- a CDS encoding sensor histidine kinase, translated to MTTKDDNNPSGHDAGRAGLQDLLQVFHGVNEALFVHDSKGGILELNERAMRMFGVDRNRALDLDFGRDFFAPHAPMRKLSRLCSRIDAGGNLLFSSTARIPGEGRQFSVEVYMKKIAWRGREAVLTTLRDITRHKEYESRLRIRRKQLEAILDAVPIATFVIDHEHKVVIWNKACEAFTGVLRDKTLGRAVDSRIFYPGPGRQVLADLVLEGNVEKMCTLYGDKNLASCLYIPDAYEARDTLNIQGEARDIYFLAAPYQDVQGRVLGAIETIQDVSDRTRVERALKSSERRLREITSNIPGVVYQYYVQDRDTKMFTFISDGVRWMFGLDPYKVLEDQELFFQSMDEDIRATFLQALESGGESDELQEFIFSMPGGPDGEKVWIKNRALCRVREEDGAVVWNGVLTDITQEKRLEIMRSEVERIVRHDMKSPLIGIAGLGRHLLKEDLSEKQRNFVVTIYQSGIKLLRMLNNTMSLLRIEQGTYTLKEERVNLAEVFCSLHEELLPSAENKGVKLEYYLNGAAMTRSDSVETKGERILLESLFANLLHNALEASPTGESVQVVIKRSKDSCLVDIHNQGAVPANIRDRFFDRYVTHGKQYGTGLGTYSALLIARAHGGDITFTTSEEEGTHLFVTLPIPY